GGACATCAGGGTCGAGGTCGTCGGCGCCAGGCCGTTGGGGCAGGCCTCGGCCACCTTGGGCATGGTCAGGCAGACGTCGGAGTGGCGACCCAGGAAGCTCTGCGGCCTCTGGGTGAGGCCGATCACCGGAATGTCGTTGCGGGCGCAGAAGATGAGCGGATCGCGCAGTTCGCGGCTCTCGCCCGAGTTGGACAGGGCCAGAAGCGTGGTGTCCGGGCGCAGCATGCCCAGGTCGCCGTGGCTCATCTCGGCCGGATGGACGAAGAAGGAGTTGGTGCCGGTCGAGGCCAGGGTGGCGGCGATCTTGCCGCCGATGTGTCCCGACTTGCCCATGCCGGTGACCACGACATAGCCCGGCCGCGACAGGATGACGTCGGCCGCCCGCGCGATCGAGGAATCCAGCGACCGCTCCAGCGCCTCCAGCGCCTCTATGTTCAGGCGCACGACCTCGCGGGCGCGGTCTGACATGGCGGCGAGCTGTTCGGGAGTAGAAGGAGCGGAGAGGGCGGTCATCACGGTTCCAGGCGCCGGGGCCGCTTCTGCGGCTCTTCGTACAGCAGCCGGAATTGCCCCAATAAGCGGCTCTACACAATGGCGTGGTCGGAAAAGCGCCGGACAAAACGTTTCGATCCGGCCCGTTGAGAATCTTTTACAACCTTTGCGGTGCTCGC
Above is a window of Brevundimonas naejangsanensis DNA encoding:
- a CDS encoding KpsF/GutQ family sugar-phosphate isomerase codes for the protein MTALSAPSTPEQLAAMSDRAREVVRLNIEALEALERSLDSSIARAADVILSRPGYVVVTGMGKSGHIGGKIAATLASTGTNSFFVHPAEMSHGDLGMLRPDTTLLALSNSGESRELRDPLIFCARNDIPVIGLTQRPQSFLGRHSDVCLTMPKVAEACPNGLAPTTSTLMSLAMGDALAMVLMDRRGFTREDFGLHHPGGSLGMSLQTVREWMGDNAAAPASVPLDADFRTVVSAITEGRKGAVAVLAPDGSLAGMITDGDVRRAFTNDITALHAEDIMSRSPITVDPQARMSDVVDLLSANKISNLFVIDERRPVAIIHIAELMQAGYVS